In Apium graveolens cultivar Ventura chromosome 10, ASM990537v1, whole genome shotgun sequence, the following are encoded in one genomic region:
- the LOC141690856 gene encoding uncharacterized protein LOC141690856: MTKWVEAKSMRAINQQDFIKFMDNILMRFGIPRVLLSDNGPEFIGSEFESYHQERGIKYKKSSVAYPQGNGQVEVTNRILLRVIEKRLKEIKSKWLEELPSVLWYYRTSPRTRTRETPFKLAYGTEAMLLIEVVSPSHRAINFDEVANEEGLRTNMEIIDEVQDQAIAKMERYKEKTREHFSKKSRVKSFQVGDLVLRDTEASDLTNTGKLMPKWEGPYKIKEVLRPGTYKLLNMDGSEVPNNLHGLRLTKFYK, translated from the coding sequence ATGACCAAATGGGTTGAAGCGAAATCGATGAGGGCCATAAACCAGCAGGACTTCATAAAGTTTATGGACAatattttgatgaggttcgggattcCAAGAGTCCTATTATCAGATAATGGACCAGAGTTCATCGGATCAGAATTCGAGTCCTACCACCAGGAGCGCGGGATCAAGTACAAAAAGTCATCAGTAGCATATCCTCAAGGAAACGGACAAGTAGAAGTCACCAACAGAATCCTGCTCCGGGTTATTGAGAAGAGACTCAAAGAAATCAAGAGCAAATGGCTAGAAGAACTACCAAGTGTACTATGGTATTACAGGACAAGCCCTAGGACAAGAACCAGGGAGACTCCATTCAAACTAGCTTATGGCACAGAAGCAATGCTTCTTATTGAGGTAGTATCTCCTTCTcacagagcaataaactttgaTGAAGTAGCAAACGAAGAAGGACTCAGAACAAACATGGAGATAATCGATGAGGTCCAGGACCAAGCTATAGCAAAGATGGAGAGATACAAGGAGAAGACCAGGGAACATTTCAGTAAGAAGTCCAGAGTCAAAAGCTTCCAAGTTGGAGACCTGGTTCTTCGAGACACAGAAGCATCAGATCTTACAAACACTGGAAAGttaatgcccaaatgggaaggtCCATATAAGATCAAAGAAGTCCTGAGGCCAGGGACCTACAAACTTTTGAACATGGATGGCTCAGAAGTACCCAATAACTTGCATGGACTAAGACTAACGAAGTTCTACAAATAG